The following coding sequences lie in one Spirosoma sp. KUDC1026 genomic window:
- a CDS encoding SDR family NAD(P)-dependent oxidoreductase, producing the protein MLNFSNQTAIITGAGIGIGFAIAKALTQHGANVVLNDFDAEAAQRAANTINEQAEQSPLSWVTPGRCLAYPGDASDVSFIQQLVDTAVQTFGAVNIAVANAGITVFGDIFTTTPAAFQKIVDLNLRGTFFLAQTVAKQMREQNQIGQQHGGRILFMSSVVGHQAHPGLPVYSMTKAGLEMLAKQLVIDLSPLGITVNAVAPGATLTERTLDDSDYIPIWSRITPMGRPGTVDDITNAALFLLSPQSGHITGQSLVVDGGWSSISPPPQL; encoded by the coding sequence ATGCTCAACTTTTCGAATCAAACCGCCATCATTACCGGTGCTGGCATCGGCATTGGTTTCGCCATCGCGAAAGCCCTGACCCAGCACGGGGCCAACGTAGTACTTAATGATTTTGACGCCGAAGCGGCTCAAAGGGCTGCCAACACCATCAATGAGCAAGCGGAGCAATCGCCACTAAGCTGGGTAACGCCGGGGCGCTGTCTGGCCTATCCGGGCGATGCCTCCGACGTATCGTTTATCCAGCAGCTGGTCGATACGGCGGTACAGACGTTTGGGGCGGTCAATATCGCCGTTGCTAACGCCGGTATCACGGTCTTCGGCGATATATTCACGACAACGCCCGCGGCTTTCCAGAAAATTGTCGACCTGAACCTGCGGGGGACCTTCTTTCTGGCGCAGACCGTCGCGAAGCAGATGCGGGAACAGAACCAAATTGGTCAGCAACACGGTGGACGAATTCTATTTATGTCGTCGGTTGTGGGGCACCAAGCGCACCCCGGTTTGCCCGTCTACAGTATGACCAAAGCGGGGCTGGAAATGCTGGCCAAACAACTCGTTATCGATCTATCGCCCCTGGGTATCACCGTTAACGCCGTCGCGCCGGGTGCTACGCTGACCGAGCGGACGCTGGACGATTCGGACTACATACCCATCTGGTCGCGCATCACGCCCATGGGGCGTCCCGGTACCGTCGACGATATCACGAATGCCGCCCTGTTCCTGCTCTCCCCCCAGTCCGGCCACATCACCGGCCAAAGCCTGGTCGTCGATGGCGGCTGGTCGAGCATTAGCCCACCGCCCCAATTGTGA
- a CDS encoding CsbD family protein has translation MNETTIKGGWNETKGKIKQAYGDLTDDDLTYAEGKEDEMWGKIQQKTGKTKDEINKAIADL, from the coding sequence ATGAACGAGACAACCATCAAAGGCGGCTGGAACGAAACAAAAGGTAAAATCAAACAGGCTTACGGTGACCTCACCGACGACGATCTGACGTACGCAGAAGGTAAAGAAGACGAAATGTGGGGCAAAATCCAGCAGAAAACGGGTAAGACCAAAGACGAAATAAATAAAGCAATTGCCGACTTGTAG
- a CDS encoding acyltransferase family protein: MTQTDNRFLSLDVFRGITVCFMIIVNTPGSGATPFSPLNHAQWHGFTPTDLVFPSFLFVVGNAMSFAIKKYHLLGTGAVLTKIAKRTALIFLLGYLMYWFPFFKLGDEGQFLPFPISQTRIWGVLQRIAVCYGIASLMVYFLPFRTVVVLSVAFLIGYWLLLLGFGDATDPLSLTGNAVLYLDRAMLGDAHLYHGNGGVPFDPEGLLSTLPAVVNVIIGYYAGQFVQTHGKTYESVTKVLLMGALFILLALTWDMVFPINKKLWTSPFTLLTTGLDLVIMGTLIYVVEIRQWNPANWTRFFVIPGKNPLFLYLLSEVLAILLYMIPSDGGSLFSAINDSLFQPLAPGPIGSLLFALSFMLLCWAVGWWLDKRRIYVRV; encoded by the coding sequence ATGACCCAGACCGACAATCGGTTTCTTTCGCTGGACGTGTTCCGGGGGATAACCGTTTGCTTTATGATTATCGTGAACACCCCCGGCAGCGGGGCCACGCCCTTTTCTCCCCTTAACCACGCCCAGTGGCACGGCTTCACCCCTACCGACCTGGTTTTCCCTTCCTTTCTGTTCGTGGTCGGCAATGCCATGAGCTTTGCCATAAAAAAGTACCACTTGCTGGGCACCGGGGCCGTACTGACCAAGATCGCTAAACGGACCGCGCTGATCTTTTTGCTGGGCTACCTGATGTACTGGTTTCCCTTTTTTAAGCTAGGGGATGAGGGCCAGTTCTTACCCTTCCCCATCAGCCAGACGCGCATCTGGGGCGTACTGCAACGTATCGCGGTCTGTTACGGAATTGCTTCGCTGATGGTCTATTTTCTGCCGTTTCGAACGGTGGTTGTTCTAAGTGTTGCCTTTCTGATCGGCTATTGGTTGTTACTACTCGGTTTTGGCGACGCAACCGACCCACTGAGCCTGACGGGCAACGCGGTTCTTTACCTGGACCGGGCGATGCTGGGCGATGCACACCTGTACCACGGCAACGGGGGCGTTCCGTTTGATCCGGAAGGGTTGCTCAGCACACTGCCCGCCGTTGTAAACGTCATCATTGGCTATTACGCCGGGCAGTTCGTACAAACCCACGGCAAAACCTACGAAAGCGTTACAAAAGTGCTGCTGATGGGCGCATTGTTCATTTTGCTGGCGCTGACCTGGGACATGGTCTTTCCGATCAACAAAAAGCTCTGGACCAGTCCGTTTACGCTGCTCACCACCGGGCTTGATCTGGTGATTATGGGTACGTTGATTTACGTCGTCGAAATACGCCAGTGGAACCCCGCCAACTGGACGCGTTTTTTCGTTATCCCCGGCAAGAACCCGCTGTTCCTGTACCTGCTCTCCGAAGTGCTGGCCATCCTGCTTTATATGATTCCTTCTGATGGCGGCAGCCTTTTCAGCGCCATAAACGACAGTCTTTTCCAGCCGCTGGCACCGGGACCGATCGGCTCGCTGCTGTTCGCCCTCAGCTTTATGCTCCTTTGCTGGGCCGTTGGCTGGTGGCTTGATAAACGGAGGATTTACGTGCGGGTGTAG
- a CDS encoding M16 family metallopeptidase, whose amino-acid sequence MNKAILAQLARRCVLATAVVVGSASLTLAQDKPAKVTLPAGVTQGASVEGITEYQLKNGMKVLLFPDPSKPTVTVNITYLVGSRHEGLGETGMAHLLEHMVFKGSTKHPNIPQELTAHGARPNGTTWLDRTNYFETFAATDENLKWALDLESDRMVNSFIKKEDLATEFSVVRNEFEMGENSPQNVLNERVVSSAYLWHNYGNSTIGNRTDIEKVPIDNLQAFYKKFYQPDNAVLVVAGKIDEGKTLAMINDYFGAIPKPTRVLQPTYSQEPTQDGERMVTLRRVGDTKVVSALYHTMPGSHPDYPTLDVITEVLTNEPSGRLYKALVESKKASQQYGYSFTTKDPGYVYFAAEMLKDKPLDDAKNALLNTLDSVAIVTPDKAEIDRAKAKLLKDVELSFKSAERVGLAMSEYIATGDWRLGFLYRDALEKVTPADVKRVASYYFKPSNRTVGLFIPEQAPDRVDVPQAPDVAAMVKNYKGRALVAQGEAFDPSPSNIEGRTRRVEQPNTLELALLPKSTRGNEVNARLTLRYGDEKSLMNKAAIASLTAAMLDKGTTTRSRQQIKDELDKLKAQVNVYGSGNQVNANIKTTKENLPEVIRIVSDMLKNPVFNANEFEKLKQEQLAQIEAQRSEPQALAFTMYSRQMSPYSKEDIRYTTTPDEDVAMLNATKLDDLKQFHKDFYGASAGTFAAVGDFDEGVVKKVVMSELGTWKAKKPFSRLVTPFVDVKPTPQSIETPDKANAMMVAGVNLPLRDDDPDYPALVLGNYMLGGGFLNSRLAVRIRQKEGISYGVGSNISANPLDKTGSFMTYAIYNPENAERLEKAFREEMDKVVKEGFTADEINAARAGYLQSRMVSRAQDPSLASMLNSYLYLNRTMNWDAEFEKKMASLTPEQVNAAMKKHIDPSKISIIKAGDFANAAKKAAAQKPASSVSSGGDKK is encoded by the coding sequence ATGAACAAAGCGATACTCGCTCAACTGGCTCGCCGTTGTGTGCTGGCAACGGCCGTCGTTGTGGGCAGCGCATCCCTCACGCTGGCCCAGGATAAGCCAGCTAAAGTTACGCTGCCTGCCGGAGTTACCCAGGGTGCTTCCGTCGAAGGAATCACCGAATACCAGTTAAAAAACGGCATGAAAGTGCTGCTCTTCCCTGACCCATCGAAACCAACCGTTACCGTCAACATTACGTATCTGGTGGGTTCACGACACGAAGGACTGGGCGAAACCGGGATGGCACACTTGCTGGAGCATATGGTCTTTAAAGGTTCGACCAAGCACCCGAACATTCCGCAGGAACTAACCGCTCACGGTGCCCGGCCAAACGGAACGACCTGGCTCGACCGCACCAACTACTTCGAAACCTTCGCGGCTACGGATGAGAACCTGAAATGGGCCCTCGATCTGGAGTCGGACCGGATGGTCAACTCGTTTATTAAGAAAGAAGACCTGGCTACTGAGTTCTCGGTTGTGCGGAACGAGTTTGAAATGGGCGAAAACTCCCCTCAGAACGTTCTGAACGAACGGGTTGTGTCGTCGGCTTACCTCTGGCATAACTACGGCAACTCGACTATCGGGAACCGGACCGACATCGAGAAAGTCCCTATCGATAACCTACAGGCGTTTTACAAGAAATTCTACCAGCCCGATAATGCCGTATTGGTCGTAGCGGGTAAGATTGACGAAGGAAAAACGCTGGCAATGATCAACGATTATTTCGGTGCCATTCCCAAACCAACGCGGGTATTACAACCTACATACAGCCAGGAACCAACGCAGGATGGCGAACGGATGGTAACGCTCCGGCGTGTAGGTGATACGAAAGTAGTATCGGCCCTCTACCACACCATGCCGGGTTCGCACCCCGATTACCCAACGCTGGACGTCATCACCGAAGTGCTGACAAACGAACCCAGCGGTCGGTTGTATAAAGCCCTGGTCGAAAGTAAAAAAGCCTCGCAGCAGTACGGTTACTCGTTCACCACGAAAGATCCTGGTTACGTGTACTTCGCGGCCGAAATGCTCAAGGACAAGCCACTGGACGACGCTAAAAATGCGCTGCTGAACACACTTGATTCGGTTGCGATTGTCACGCCGGACAAAGCCGAAATCGATCGCGCCAAAGCCAAACTGCTGAAAGATGTGGAACTGAGCTTCAAGAGCGCTGAGCGCGTTGGTCTGGCCATGAGCGAATACATCGCTACGGGCGACTGGCGGCTGGGCTTTCTTTACCGCGATGCACTTGAGAAGGTTACCCCCGCCGATGTGAAGCGTGTAGCCAGCTACTATTTCAAACCGTCGAACCGGACTGTCGGTCTGTTCATTCCCGAACAGGCGCCCGACCGGGTAGACGTACCACAGGCCCCCGATGTGGCGGCCATGGTGAAAAACTACAAAGGCCGCGCACTGGTAGCCCAGGGCGAAGCCTTTGATCCATCACCGAGCAATATCGAAGGCCGCACCCGGCGCGTAGAGCAACCCAACACGCTGGAACTGGCTTTATTGCCAAAATCAACCCGCGGCAACGAAGTGAACGCCCGGCTGACACTCCGCTATGGTGACGAGAAATCGCTGATGAACAAAGCGGCCATCGCCAGCCTGACAGCAGCTATGCTCGACAAAGGTACTACTACCCGGAGCCGGCAGCAGATCAAGGACGAACTGGACAAGCTCAAAGCACAGGTAAACGTGTACGGTAGCGGCAACCAGGTAAACGCCAATATCAAAACCACCAAGGAAAACCTGCCCGAGGTGATTCGAATTGTGAGCGATATGCTCAAAAATCCGGTCTTCAACGCGAACGAGTTCGAGAAACTGAAACAGGAACAACTGGCGCAGATCGAAGCGCAGCGATCAGAACCTCAGGCTCTCGCCTTCACGATGTATAGCCGGCAGATGAGCCCCTATTCTAAAGAGGACATCCGCTACACCACTACGCCCGACGAGGACGTAGCCATGCTGAACGCAACTAAACTGGACGACCTTAAGCAGTTTCACAAAGATTTCTATGGTGCGTCGGCAGGCACGTTTGCAGCCGTCGGCGATTTTGACGAGGGTGTTGTCAAGAAGGTTGTTATGAGCGAGTTGGGTACGTGGAAAGCAAAGAAGCCATTCAGCCGTCTGGTAACGCCTTTTGTTGACGTCAAACCAACACCTCAGTCGATTGAAACGCCCGACAAAGCCAACGCGATGATGGTGGCTGGGGTAAACCTGCCGCTGCGCGACGATGACCCAGATTATCCAGCCCTGGTACTCGGTAACTACATGCTGGGCGGTGGCTTCCTGAACTCGCGTCTGGCAGTACGTATCCGGCAGAAAGAAGGTATCAGCTACGGCGTAGGATCGAATATTTCAGCCAATCCACTGGACAAAACGGGTTCCTTTATGACTTATGCCATTTACAACCCGGAAAATGCGGAGCGTCTGGAAAAAGCGTTTCGCGAAGAAATGGATAAGGTAGTGAAAGAAGGCTTTACGGCCGATGAAATTAACGCAGCACGGGCGGGCTATTTGCAGTCGCGGATGGTAAGCCGGGCGCAGGACCCCTCTCTGGCCAGTATGCTCAACAGCTACCTTTACCTGAACCGAACGATGAACTGGGACGCTGAATTCGAAAAGAAAATGGCCTCTCTAACACCGGAACAGGTAAACGCTGCCATGAAAAAGCATATCGATCCTAGCAAAATCTCGATTATCAAAGCAGGTGATTTCGCGAACGCGGCCAAGAAAGCAGCTGCGCAAAAACCAGCTTCGTCGGTGAGCAGCGGGGGCGATAAAAAATAA
- a CDS encoding acyl-CoA thioesterase → MFKRDPNRSYPTETESRVIIRFQDCDPLQHLNNAKYFDYYFNAREDQVAKLYDFSPGQLFHELKTSWVIYQHQIAYIRPALVSEWVRISSRLIYFNEDTIVTEYYMTDDGKTQLKNVLWVTSKYVSVATGKRIPHDDKVIGLLEATLVPHIDFLSLNFNDRIRAIKEQVIK, encoded by the coding sequence ATGTTTAAACGAGACCCCAACCGGAGTTACCCCACCGAAACCGAATCCCGCGTCATTATTCGCTTCCAGGACTGCGATCCGTTGCAGCACCTCAACAACGCCAAGTATTTCGATTACTACTTCAACGCCCGTGAGGATCAGGTTGCTAAACTGTACGATTTCAGCCCGGGACAACTCTTCCACGAGCTGAAAACGAGTTGGGTGATTTACCAGCATCAGATTGCCTACATCCGGCCGGCCCTGGTGAGTGAGTGGGTCCGCATCTCGTCGCGGCTGATCTATTTCAACGAGGATACAATCGTTACGGAATATTACATGACTGACGATGGCAAAACCCAGCTCAAGAACGTGTTGTGGGTTACGTCGAAATACGTCAGCGTGGCCACTGGCAAACGGATCCCTCACGACGACAAGGTGATCGGTTTGCTGGAAGCGACCCTGGTTCCCCACATCGATTTTCTCAGCCTGAACTTTAACGACCGCATCCGGGCAATTAAAGAACAAGTTATAAAATAG
- a CDS encoding dicarboxylate/amino acid:cation symporter has product MKLLNNLTLRVLIAITLGILTGYFFPETAAKLKPIGDLFINLIKMVIAPIIFLTIVLGISNMGDLKKVGRVGGKALLYFEIVTTGALAIGLVLANVIKPGVGVQTGAVKEGDISKYAEQGAEMNWTEFFLHIIPDNAVKAFAQGEILQVLVFSVLFGVGLTKMGETGRPLIQTFERLSKVFFNILSVVMVLAPLGAFGGMAFTIGKYGLSTLLPLAKLMGTVYATMFLFVFVILNLLLRYYKISLWSVLKFIKEELLIVLGTSSSESALPQIMEKLEIMGCSRSVVGLVVPAGYSFNLDGTSIYLVMATVFLAQVFGIELSLGQELTIIGILMVTSKGAAGVTGSGFIVLASTLTAIKVIPVEGLALLLGVDRFMSEARSITNIIGNTVATIFIANNEGDFDRAKYRQAMQE; this is encoded by the coding sequence ATGAAACTCCTGAACAACCTGACCCTTCGTGTACTGATTGCCATTACGCTGGGTATCCTGACCGGTTACTTTTTCCCCGAAACAGCCGCGAAGCTGAAGCCCATCGGCGACCTTTTTATCAACCTGATCAAGATGGTGATTGCGCCGATTATCTTTCTGACCATTGTGCTGGGTATCAGCAATATGGGTGACTTAAAGAAAGTAGGTCGCGTAGGGGGAAAGGCGCTGCTCTACTTCGAGATCGTGACAACGGGCGCGCTGGCTATTGGCCTGGTGCTGGCGAACGTTATCAAGCCGGGGGTAGGGGTACAGACGGGCGCCGTTAAAGAAGGGGATATCTCCAAATACGCTGAGCAGGGCGCGGAGATGAACTGGACCGAGTTCTTTCTGCATATCATCCCCGACAATGCGGTGAAGGCATTTGCCCAGGGCGAAATTCTGCAGGTGCTGGTCTTCTCGGTGCTCTTCGGCGTGGGCCTGACCAAAATGGGGGAAACGGGCCGACCGCTGATTCAGACGTTCGAGCGATTGTCAAAAGTATTCTTCAACATTCTGAGCGTCGTGATGGTACTGGCCCCGCTGGGTGCCTTTGGGGGAATGGCGTTTACCATCGGCAAGTACGGATTAAGTACGCTGCTGCCCCTGGCTAAACTTATGGGTACGGTGTACGCGACTATGTTCCTGTTTGTCTTCGTCATTCTGAATCTGCTGCTGCGCTATTACAAAATAAGCCTGTGGTCGGTGCTGAAGTTCATTAAAGAAGAGCTACTGATTGTACTCGGTACGTCTTCGTCGGAGTCGGCCCTGCCGCAGATCATGGAAAAGCTTGAGATTATGGGCTGCTCCCGCTCGGTAGTGGGGCTGGTTGTTCCGGCGGGATATTCGTTCAACCTGGACGGTACGTCGATTTACCTCGTCATGGCGACGGTCTTTCTGGCGCAGGTGTTTGGCATCGAGTTGTCGCTGGGGCAGGAGCTGACCATTATCGGTATCCTGATGGTGACGTCGAAAGGGGCGGCTGGCGTGACGGGTAGCGGCTTTATCGTGCTGGCCAGTACGTTAACGGCCATCAAAGTGATACCCGTCGAAGGGCTGGCCCTGCTGCTGGGCGTCGACCGGTTCATGTCCGAAGCCCGCTCCATCACCAACATTATCGGCAACACCGTAGCCACCATCTTCATCGCCAACAACGAAGGCGACTTCGACCGCGCCAAATACCGGCAGGCCATGCAGGAATAG
- the tpx gene encoding thiol peroxidase, with product MIGVQNSAQALKIFFLSLAGLFITGVTLAQTTGTAITLGGKTIHTVGKLPAVGTAAKEVTLTGIDLKDNTLADYKGKYVIMNIFPSVNTGVCSKSVRKFNEDAAGLTNTAVLCISKDLPFAQKAFCGAEGIKNVVMLSDFRTDFGNSYGVQIADGPMKGLLSRAVIVVNPEGKIVYEQQVPEIGQEPDYAAALAAIK from the coding sequence ATGATCGGCGTCCAAAACTCTGCGCAGGCCCTTAAAATCTTTTTTCTGAGCCTGGCAGGCCTATTCATCACAGGGGTTACCCTGGCCCAAACCACTGGTACGGCTATTACGCTGGGTGGCAAAACAATTCATACCGTTGGTAAACTACCCGCGGTGGGCACAGCGGCCAAAGAAGTCACGTTGACGGGCATTGACCTCAAGGACAATACGTTAGCTGATTACAAAGGCAAATACGTGATCATGAATATTTTCCCTAGTGTAAACACAGGTGTCTGTTCCAAATCGGTGCGGAAATTTAATGAAGATGCAGCGGGCCTGACAAACACCGCTGTACTTTGTATTTCCAAAGACCTGCCTTTTGCCCAGAAAGCTTTTTGTGGCGCAGAAGGCATTAAAAACGTGGTGATGCTGTCGGATTTCAGAACCGATTTTGGCAATTCGTACGGCGTGCAAATTGCCGACGGCCCCATGAAAGGTCTGTTAAGTCGGGCGGTAATCGTGGTGAATCCCGAAGGAAAAATTGTCTATGAACAGCAGGTGCCGGAAATAGGGCAAGAGCCTGATTACGCTGCTGCATTGGCAGCCATCAAGTAG
- a CDS encoding EamA family transporter: MQVAGPSLSTEPSRLKLWSALTSVYILWGSTYLFIHFMTEQMPPLYMVSMRYLTSGSLMYGYARLTGTPRPTRAEWKSAGLIGILLLAISNGFLTLGLQYIPTGMAAMLGGLLPVFLLTLNWVSFGRLRPSNLALAGLVLGVVGVYFLIKPDKLQTTGGLDANLLGASLVTFGNFAWAVGTLLTPRVTLPSGTISSGIQMLVGGAVLLAVSLMFEPVTPLSILQAPPMAIGSMFYLVVFGSIIGFSSYSWLARNAPPQLLSTYAFVNPVVAMLLGSVFAGEIFTSQSLIGAVIALAGVILITLGRK, encoded by the coding sequence ATGCAAGTTGCTGGTCCATCCTTATCGACCGAACCGAGCCGCCTGAAGCTCTGGTCGGCACTCACCTCCGTTTATATCCTCTGGGGCTCGACGTACCTGTTCATCCATTTCATGACCGAACAGATGCCCCCGCTCTACATGGTATCCATGCGCTATCTGACGTCAGGGTCGCTGATGTACGGTTATGCACGGCTGACGGGTACGCCCCGCCCTACCCGCGCGGAATGGAAATCGGCGGGTTTGATCGGTATTCTGCTGCTGGCTATCTCCAATGGCTTCCTGACGCTGGGGCTTCAGTACATTCCAACGGGAATGGCAGCCATGCTGGGTGGCCTGCTGCCCGTTTTCCTGCTCACACTCAATTGGGTATCCTTCGGGCGGTTGCGGCCATCCAACCTCGCGCTGGCGGGTTTGGTGCTGGGCGTTGTGGGCGTTTACTTTCTAATTAAGCCCGACAAACTACAAACCACTGGTGGGTTGGACGCCAACCTGCTGGGTGCGTCGCTCGTTACGTTCGGCAACTTTGCCTGGGCTGTTGGTACACTCCTAACACCCCGCGTTACATTGCCGTCGGGTACCATTTCGAGCGGTATACAAATGCTGGTGGGTGGTGCCGTACTACTGGCGGTCAGCCTGATGTTCGAACCCGTTACGCCCCTGAGTATTCTTCAGGCTCCCCCCATGGCCATCGGCTCTATGTTCTACCTGGTCGTATTCGGCAGCATCATTGGCTTTTCGTCATATTCGTGGCTGGCCCGTAACGCCCCGCCCCAGCTTCTGTCGACTTACGCCTTCGTGAATCCCGTCGTTGCCATGCTGCTGGGCTCCGTTTTCGCCGGGGAAATCTTCACCAGTCAATCCCTGATCGGCGCCGTCATCGCCCTGGCCGGAGTAATCCTGATTACGCTGGGGAGGAAATAA
- a CDS encoding SMI1/KNR4 family protein: protein MNNEAFNKLLKSLPVKLATTEQIRALEERIDVRLSGEQLDFLLSYQGAYFQFCEPVRYEGYFETFLDLDQIENRYNFLKTEVEAEGGVYCYTDCLLPVVQTNFYSEFFCLSISPQLAKGVWAMDYEIDLADLPKSAWRARIVYVANSIDEFLTICANNVPIL, encoded by the coding sequence ATGAACAACGAAGCATTCAATAAACTTTTGAAATCCTTGCCGGTAAAACTGGCAACAACCGAGCAAATAAGAGCTCTAGAGGAGAGAATAGACGTTCGCTTGTCAGGCGAACAACTAGATTTCTTACTCAGCTATCAAGGAGCTTATTTTCAATTTTGCGAACCGGTTAGATATGAAGGATACTTTGAAACATTTTTAGATCTTGACCAAATAGAAAATAGATACAATTTTCTAAAAACAGAAGTAGAAGCAGAGGGTGGTGTATATTGCTACACGGACTGTTTACTTCCAGTTGTTCAGACTAACTTCTACAGTGAGTTTTTTTGTCTCTCAATATCTCCTCAGTTAGCTAAAGGAGTTTGGGCCATGGACTATGAAATTGATCTAGCCGATTTGCCAAAATCAGCATGGAGAGCCAGAATTGTTTATGTTGCAAATTCTATTGATGAGTTCTTGACAATTTGTGCTAACAACGTTCCTATCTTGTAA
- a CDS encoding DUF2147 domain-containing protein has product MRHFQSLAFLFVSIFLLTSFAPKDNPGAVVGTWLNGTKRGHVQIYEKGGTYFGKLIWLKEPNDPETGKPKTDSKNQDPSRRSRALMNLPIMYNFKFDGGNVWSDGKIYNPEDGKEYNCKMTLRDPNTLDVRGYVGISLLGKTQTWTRIK; this is encoded by the coding sequence ATGCGACATTTTCAGTCCTTAGCCTTTCTGTTCGTTTCAATCTTTCTACTCACCTCCTTCGCTCCCAAAGACAATCCGGGCGCGGTGGTCGGTACCTGGCTTAACGGCACCAAACGGGGCCACGTTCAGATTTACGAGAAAGGCGGTACGTATTTCGGCAAACTGATCTGGCTTAAAGAACCCAACGATCCGGAAACGGGCAAACCCAAAACCGACAGCAAAAATCAGGACCCTAGCCGCCGGTCACGAGCGCTCATGAATCTGCCAATCATGTATAATTTCAAATTCGACGGCGGCAACGTCTGGAGCGACGGCAAGATTTATAACCCCGAAGACGGCAAGGAATACAACTGCAAAATGACTTTAAGAGACCCAAACACGCTGGACGTTCGGGGGTACGTGGGAATTTCGCTGCTGGGTAAAACCCAGACCTGGACCCGTATTAAATAG
- a CDS encoding leucine-rich repeat domain-containing protein produces MKPVLRILPFLAALSVTAQVQVRSTVDLTDSTKKQLMRTYLPAIKPGEQATVKDIAYEIANGNLVLDFRRFLHKRRFQPKDEALLILDGYFQSSGQADLITYRLESDKLWPADQERVLTDLIREFFATHPLAVRSYLSATPFHYHSFIMLSRDKPRRVKPAKGTISDLSTAAQTNRPDTVTRLVFSGLLLDTIPALLYRFTNVEEIDLGSNNLTRLPARLTTLPRLKRLNLMTNLLTEDSIAFSRNKHLAAINLQRNRLTHAPTALRKNRRLTSLWLGNNDLLDVQVSTLRRLNDLNLYNVGLTVFPKSLLRLKKLKQLDLYYNKLTTLPAQLGKLRRLEQLAVAHNDLSALPKTLPKLRRLQALYLHHNRIGQLPARLEQLNQLRVLDLGYNWLSVPPTALTALPALEDLDMSNNNLQELPASLAGMKQLKHLYLRSNPFIQRGAKTGPYAGVIQQLEANKTEVFY; encoded by the coding sequence ATGAAACCTGTTCTGCGCATACTCCCTTTTCTGGCGGCTCTATCAGTGACAGCGCAAGTTCAGGTCAGGTCAACCGTTGACCTGACCGACAGCACAAAAAAACAGTTGATGCGCACTTACCTACCGGCAATCAAACCCGGAGAGCAGGCCACTGTAAAGGACATTGCTTACGAAATTGCAAACGGAAATCTCGTGCTGGACTTTCGACGTTTCCTGCACAAAAGGCGCTTTCAGCCGAAAGATGAAGCACTTCTTATTCTTGATGGCTATTTTCAATCGAGTGGGCAGGCAGACTTAATTACGTACCGACTAGAGTCCGATAAGCTCTGGCCCGCTGATCAGGAACGTGTTCTGACCGATCTTATTCGCGAGTTCTTTGCTACCCACCCGTTAGCCGTACGGAGTTACCTATCGGCTACGCCGTTTCATTACCACTCATTCATCATGCTGTCCAGAGACAAACCAAGGCGGGTTAAACCGGCAAAAGGGACGATAAGTGATCTGAGCACAGCCGCGCAGACGAACCGACCCGATACGGTTACTCGCCTTGTTTTTTCAGGACTGCTTCTGGATACTATTCCGGCCCTACTCTACCGTTTTACTAATGTCGAAGAGATTGACCTGGGCAGCAATAACCTGACACGTCTCCCCGCCCGCTTAACCACCTTACCCAGGCTGAAGCGACTGAATCTGATGACGAATCTGCTGACTGAAGACAGCATTGCGTTTTCACGTAACAAACACCTCGCGGCTATTAACTTACAACGCAACCGGCTCACGCACGCCCCCACTGCGCTGCGCAAAAACCGACGATTAACAAGTCTGTGGCTGGGAAACAATGACTTGCTGGACGTTCAGGTAAGCACGCTACGTCGTTTGAACGATCTTAATCTTTACAACGTCGGCTTAACGGTATTCCCTAAAAGCCTCCTGCGCCTGAAGAAGTTGAAACAGCTCGATCTGTATTATAACAAGCTCACCACGCTGCCCGCCCAGCTTGGGAAATTAAGACGACTGGAGCAGCTGGCCGTAGCGCACAATGACCTGAGCGCACTTCCGAAAACGCTTCCTAAACTTCGACGGCTACAGGCGCTGTACCTGCATCACAACCGCATCGGCCAGTTACCGGCCCGGCTGGAGCAGTTGAATCAACTACGCGTACTGGACCTGGGCTACAACTGGCTTTCCGTTCCCCCGACGGCCTTAACTGCACTGCCGGCCCTGGAAGATCTGGATATGAGCAATAATAACCTACAGGAGTTACCGGCGTCGCTGGCTGGCATGAAACAGTTGAAACATCTTTATCTACGCTCAAACCCGTTCATTCAGCGGGGGGCCAAAACGGGGCCGTACGCCGGTGTTATTCAGCAACTCGAAGCCAATAAAACAGAGGTGTTCTACTAG